In Macaca nemestrina isolate mMacNem1 chromosome 9, mMacNem.hap1, whole genome shotgun sequence, a single genomic region encodes these proteins:
- the LOC105494385 gene encoding tubulin alpha chain-like 3, with amino-acid sequence MRECLSIHIGQAGIQIGDACWELYCLEHGIQPNGVVLDSQPDQLENAKMEHTNASFDTFFCETRAGKHVPRALFVDLEPTVIDGIRTGQRRSLFHPEQLLSGKEDAANNYARGRYSVGSKIIDLVLERTRKLAKQCGGLQGFLIFRSFGGGTGSGFTSLLMERLTGEYSRKTKLEFSVYPAPRISTAVVEPYNCVLTTHSTTEHTDCTFIVDNEAIYDICQRKLGVERPSYASINRLMVQAVSSITASLRFEGPLNVDLIEFQTNLVPYPRIHFPMTAFAPIVSADKAYREQFSVSDITTACFESSNQLVKCDPRLGKYMACCLLYRGDVVPKEVNAAIAATKSRHSVQFVDWCPTGFKVGINNRPPTVMPGGDLAKVHRAVCMLSNTTAIVEAWARLDHKFDLMYAKRAFLHWYLREGMEEAEFLEAREDLAALERDYEEVGQSF; translated from the exons ATG AGGGAGTGCCTTTCCATCCACATCGGTCAAGCTGGCATCCAGATTGGGGACGCTTGCTGGGAACTCTATTGTCTGGAACATGGAATCCAGCCAAACGGCGTTGTTCTCGACAGTCAACCGGATCAGCTGGAAAATGCAAAAATGGAGCACACAAATGCATCTTTCGATACCTTCTTCTGTGAGACAAGAGCTGGGAAGCACGTGCCTAGAGCACTCTTCGTGGACTTGGAGCCAACTGTTATAG ATGGGATCCGGACGGGCCAGCGCCGTTCACTCTTCCACCCTGAGCAGCTCCTTAGCGGAAAGGAGGATGCTGCCAACAACTATGCACGAGGCCGTTACTCTGTGGGATCAAAGATCATCGACCTCGTGCTGGAGAGGACCCGGAAGCTGGCAA AACAGTGTGGTGGACTTCAGGGATTTTTGATTTTCCGAAGCTTTGGAGGAGGCACTGGTTCAGGGTTTACATCTCTCTTAATGGAGAGGCTCACAGGAGAATACAGCAGAAAGACTAAGCTGGAGTTCTCGGTCTACCCAGCCCCCAGGATCTCCACTGCTGTGGTAGAGCCTTATAACTGTGTCCTCACCACCCACTCCACCACAGAGCACACGGACTGTACCTTCATAGTGGACAACGAGGCTATCTATGATATATGCCAACGTAAACTCGGTGTTGAACGCCCCTCTTATGCCAGCATCAATAGATTGATGGTTCAGGCAGTATCTTCCATCACTGCCTCCCTCCGGTTTGAAGGGCCCTTGAATGTGGACCTAATTGAATTCCAGACCAACCTAGTACCTTATCCGAGAATACATTTCCCCATGACAGCCTTCGCCCCCATCGTCTCTGCTGACAAAGCCTACCGTGAGCAGTTCTCCGTGTCAGACATCACCACCGCCTGCTTTGAGTCCTCCAACCAGCTGGTCAAGTGCGATCCTCGGCTTGGGAAGTACATGGCCTGCTGCCTACTCTACAGAGGCGACGTGGTCCCTAAGGAAGTGAATGCAGCAATCGCAGCCACGAAGTCGAGGCACTCTGTTCAGTTTGTAGATTGGTGTCCAACTGGTTTCAAGGTGGGCATCAACAATCGGCCGCCCACGGTGATGCCAGGTGGGGACCTGGCCAAAGTCCACCGGGCCGTCTGCATGCTGAGCAACACCACAGCAATCGTGGAGGCCTGGGCCCGCCTGGACCACAAGTTTGACCTCATGTATGCCAAGAGAGCATTTCTGCACTGGTACCTCAGAGAAGGCATGGAAGAAGCAGAGTTCTTGGAGGCCAGGGAAGATCTGGCAGCCTTGGAGAGGGATTATGAGGAAGTGGGGCAAAGTTTCTGA